Sequence from the Gammaproteobacteria bacterium genome:
GGGTTCTCGTATGTCGGCATGGACGGCGCGGCCGTCCGCGATGCCGCCGTCAGGCACCGGCTCGCGGCGCTAGCCGTGCCGCCCGCGTGGACGGACGTCTGGTACTGCGCGGAACCGCGCGGGCACATTCAGGCGACAGGCCGCGACGAGAAGGGCCGCAAGCAGTACATCTATCACCCGCAGTGGCGCGAGATGCGGGAGCGGTCGAAGTTCGCGCAGCTCGCGGTGTTCGCCCGCGCCTTGCCGGGTGTCCGCAAGCGGATCGAAAGGGACCTCGGCGCGGGCGCGGCGCGGGAGGCCGCCGTGCTCGCGGCGGCCGCGCAGCTTCTCGACCTGACCGGTATTCGCGTCGGCAATCGCAGCTACTTCGAGGAGAACGGAACGGTCGGGCTCACGACGCTCCGCGACCGCCACACGAGCATCCGTGGCGATCGCATCGCGCTGAAGTTCAAGGCGAAGTCCGGGCGCCCGGTGGACATCCGGGTCAGCGACAAGAAGCTCGCGCGCGTGCTGCTGCGCTGCGAGGAGCTGCCGGGCCAGCGATTGTTCCGCTACCGGGACGGGGACGGCGTCCGCGAGATCGATTCCGCCCGCTTCAACGATTATCTGCGGGAGGCGAGCGGC
This genomic interval carries:
- a CDS encoding DNA topoisomerase IB; the protein is MNGDEPGLGRRPCGRGFSYVGMDGAAVRDAAVRHRLAALAVPPAWTDVWYCAEPRGHIQATGRDEKGRKQYIYHPQWREMRERSKFAQLAVFARALPGVRKRIERDLGAGAAREAAVLAAAAQLLDLTGIRVGNRSYFEENGTVGLTTLRDRHTSIRGDRIALKFKAKSGRPVDIRVSDKKLARVLLRCEELPGQRLFRYRDGDGVREIDSARFNDYLREASGEDITAKDFRTWIATVTVVETWLGAERTLKIKEASSAASKRLANTSAVTRRSYIHPGILEIATSRAPTGEERRMARQAAARLSGAEAVCARLLDACR